One Actinomycetes bacterium DNA segment encodes these proteins:
- a CDS encoding arginase family protein: MTDDPRWPRAATWLAAGPGDRSVDLAVLGVPAHWTSLSPTGADATPAAVRWALARYSTYAAQRNADLAGLAPVDLGDLPDPDGDEAATTASAERAVRTSRLLVAVGGDNSITFAAGRGALGVDLQHAGLVTLDAHHDLRDGVSNGSPVRRLVEEAGLDPSRIAQVGISDFANSRAYTERAREWGLHVLRRDDVERRGITACMQEALAVAGAAGGPVYVDLDVDVCDRSVAPGCPASAPGGLAAHELREAAFLAGSHPQVTALDITEVDATADTPDDRTVRLAALCLLEAAAGLALRPPSRPTFQ; encoded by the coding sequence GTGACCGACGACCCACGCTGGCCGCGCGCCGCGACTTGGCTGGCCGCTGGGCCGGGCGACCGGTCGGTGGACCTCGCCGTCCTCGGCGTTCCCGCCCACTGGACGTCGCTGTCCCCGACCGGGGCCGACGCGACCCCGGCTGCGGTCCGGTGGGCGTTGGCCCGGTACTCGACGTACGCCGCGCAGCGAAACGCCGACCTCGCAGGTCTGGCCCCGGTCGACCTCGGCGACCTGCCGGACCCGGACGGCGACGAGGCCGCCACGACAGCGTCCGCCGAGCGGGCGGTACGCACGTCCCGGCTGCTCGTCGCGGTGGGCGGGGACAACTCGATCACGTTCGCGGCTGGGCGGGGCGCCCTCGGGGTCGACCTGCAGCACGCCGGGCTGGTGACCCTGGACGCCCACCACGACCTGAGGGACGGCGTGAGCAACGGCTCGCCGGTGCGCCGGCTGGTGGAGGAGGCGGGCCTGGACCCCAGCCGGATCGCCCAGGTTGGCATCTCCGACTTCGCGAACAGCCGCGCCTACACGGAGCGGGCCCGGGAGTGGGGCCTGCATGTGCTACGACGGGACGACGTGGAGCGGCGCGGGATCACGGCGTGCATGCAGGAGGCACTGGCGGTGGCCGGCGCGGCGGGCGGGCCGGTGTACGTCGACCTGGACGTCGACGTCTGCGACCGGTCGGTGGCGCCCGGCTGCCCAGCGTCCGCCCCTGGAGGGCTGGCGGCGCACGAGCTGCGCGAGGCGGCGTTCCTCGCGGGAAGCCACCCGCAGGTGACCGCCCTCGACATCACCGAGGTGGACGCCACCGCGGACACCCCGGACGACCGCACCGTGCGGCTGGCAGCGCTGTGCCTCCTGGAGGCCGCCGCCGGACTGGCCCTGCGCCCCCCGTCGCGACCTACGTTCCAGTAG